DNA sequence from the Geobacter sp. AOG2 genome:
GTCATGACAAAACTGGTTGGCGAGAATGTATTGATGCGGATCTTTATCGGGGAAAGCGACCGCTACGGTCACAAGCCGCTCTACGAGGTACTGGTGGAGCTGTTGCGCACGGAAGGGTTTGCCGGGGCAACGGTCCTGCGCGGCGTGTGCGGGTTCGGCGCCCACAGCGTCTATCACAGCCAGAAGCTTTTGGACCTGTCCGCCGACCTGCCCCTGATCGTCGAGGTCGTGGATACCCAGGAAAAGATCAACGCCATCATGCCGCGCATCGACGAGATGATGGGCGGCGGCATGATCACCCTGGAAAAGGCCACGGTCATCCGCTACAGCCACAAGCAGCAGGCGGAGTAGCCCGGCCCCCGAGCCGCTTGGCGCTCCGGTTTTTGCGGAGGGAAGCCGGACGCGCCGTCGCTGTTTCTGCACGTACCGCCTTTGTGTCTTGACATCTTCCCGGCGGTTGAGTATATGATTATTTAATCATATATATCCGGAGCGTTCTCATGGTTGCCGCCAACTATCTGGCCGATGTTCTCAAGGCCATTGCCCAGCCGACCCGGCTGAAGATCATCGACTTCCTGCGGGAGGGGGAGAAGTGCGTTTGCGAGATCTTCCCCGCCATCGGCGAAGAACAATCCAACACCTCCCGGCATCTCAACTACATGCATAACCACGGCATCCTCTCCCGGCGCAAGGACGGCGTGAAGATCCTCTACGTCGTCAGGCATTCCGAGGTTTTTCAGATAGCCGACCTGGCCGCTTCCATCTGCGCCAGAGAAACCAAACACCGTACCAGGGCGTTGAAGGGAAAATAGTTTTTTTTGCGCAGGTATATGATTGCCTGCTCAACTAATCATGGAGTAGCCATGCTGAAACAGTTCGCCGACTATCTTGTCTTCACCCTCATAGGGCTTGCCCCCGGTTCGCGTCCGGGCGAGGCGCTGGATTTCTTCGTCTACGACACCCTCAAGATCTTTCTGCTCCTGACCACCATCGTCTTTGTGGTGGCCATCATCCGCTCCTATTTCTCGCCGGAGCGGACCCGGCGCATCCTTTCCCATAATCGCGAATACGTGGGCAACGTGCTGGCGGCGCTCCTGGGGATCGTCACCCCCTTCTGCTCCTGTTCGGCGGTGCCGCTGTTCATCGGATTCGTGGAGTCGGGCATCCCGCTGGGGGTGACCTTTTCGTTCCTGATTTCCTCGCCCATGGTCAACGAGATCGCCCTGATCATGCTCTGGGGACTGTTCGGCTGGAAAATAGCCATGATTTACGTGGGCACGGGCCTGCTGGTGGCCGTCACGGCCGGGATCGCGATCGGCAGACTCAGGATGGAAAAATATGTGCAGGACTACGTTTGGGAGGTCAAGGTCGGGCAGGCGGGGATCCAGGAACAGAGCTTCCGGGAAAAGATCGACTATGCCCGGAACTATACCCGTGAACTCCTGAAGAAAATATGGCCCTACGTGGTGATCGGCGTCGGCATGGGGGCCTTTATCCACGGCTATGCCCCGGCCGATTTCCTCCTGAAATACGCGGGGCGGGGCAACCCCTTTGCCGTGCCGCTGGCCGTGCTGATCGGCGTGCCGCTGTATTCCAACGCCGCCGGCATCATCCCGGTCGTGCAGGCCCTGATGGAGAAGGGCATGGCGGTCGGGACGGTGTTGGCCTTCATGATGGCGGTAACGGCCCTGTCGTTCCCCGAGGCGGTCATCCTCAAAAATGTGCTCAAGACCCGGCTGCTGGTCACCTTTTTCGGCATTGTGGCGACCGCTATCGTTATCGTCGGGTATCTGTTCAATGCCATACTCGCAACCTGAAAGGAGATACGAGGATGAAGATCGAAGTTCTGGGTACCGGCTGCGCCAAATGCAAGGCGCTCCACGAGGCTGTGCAAACGGCGGTCAGGGAAAAGGGGGTCGAGGCGGAGATCGTCAAGGTGGAAGACATTCCCTCCATCATGGGGCACGGCGTCATGAGCACCCCGGCGCTGGTGATCGACGGCAAGGTGGTCTTCTCCGGCAGGACCGCCACGGCGGAAGAGATCGGGGGACTGCTGTGATGCGCCCGCTCGTTGTCTGTGTCGTCCTGTGTGCCACGGTGACCGCCGCGCGGGCCGAGCTGCCATCGGCAGGCGAGAGCGTCATCCGCGCCGCCCTGACCTCGGGCAGGCCCACGGTGGCCGATTTCGGCGCCCGAACCTGCATCCCCTGCAAAAAGATGGCGCCGATCCTGGCCGAATTGAATGGCGAGCTGAAGGGCAGGGGCAACGTCCTGTTCACGGATGTCCGGGAATCCCCCGACCTTGCCGAACGGTATCATGTGCAGATGATCCCGACCCAGATTTTCTTCGATATCAGGGGCAGGGAGGTAAAACGTCATATGGGCTTCATGGAAAAATCCGCCATCCTGAAGGAGCTGAAGGCCCTGGGGATGAAATGACCTTTCTCGATAACATGGAGCAGATCGTCGCCCTCCATCCGCTGGCGGCCTTTGGTGCGGCCTTCCTGGCGGGAGTGCTTTCCTCCGCCTCGCCGTGCGTCCTGGCCACCATACCGCTGGTGGTCGGTTTCGTCGGCGGCTACAGCGACGGCAATCGCGTCAAGGCGTTTCGCTATTCTCTGGCCTTCGTCCTCGGTCTCTCCCTGACCTTCACCGCGTTCGGCGCGGCGGCCGGGTTGCTCGGCACCATGTTCGGCACCCTCGGCGGCCCCTGGTACCTGATCGCCGGCACCGTGGCGCTGGTCATGGGGGGGCAGATGATGGGGCTGTACGAACTGCGCCTGCCGGTTCGCCCCGACTTCAAACCCAAGCGGGGCGGCATTGCCGGTGCGTTCCTGCTGGGGTTGTTTTTCGGCGTCGTTTCATCCCCGTGCGCCACGCCGGTACTGGTGGTGCTGCTGACGCTGGTGGCCAGCGGGGGCAAGGTGCTCTACGGCGTCACGCTGCTCTTTTCCTACGCCCTGGGACATTGTCTGCTGATGCTGTTTGCCGGTACCTTCACCGGCTTCGTGGAGGGGTTCGCCAAGACCAGCGGTATCGTCAATTTTTCTCTCTGGGCCAGGCGGGTCAGCGGCGGGATCGTCGCCCTGGGGGGCGGCTGGTTTATGTGGCAGGCGTTCTGATGTCTGCCGCCGCGGCCGATCCCCTGTTCCGCGGGGTGGATTAGCCGCGCAGGGCGCCTGGCGGGGGTCCCCTTCTCCCTTGGAAAATTTATGTTGACATGCGAATATGCGGATTGTATTCTGTGCATATACACAAAATACAAGGAGGTAGTGTCATGAAGATCTGTTTCCCCGTCGCTCAGGATGCGGGCCTGGAAAGCCCTGTTTATAACCATTTCGGTTCTGCTCCGCTGTTTGTGGTGGTCGACACCGAGACCCGCCAGGCAGAGGCGCTGCACAACAACGACCAGCAACACCAGCACGGCGCCTGCAGCCCCCTGAAAGCCCTCGGCACGGACCGGTTCGACGGTATCGTGGTCACCGGTATCGGCGGGGGGGCGCTGAACGGCCTGCACCGCATGGGGCTCAAGGTCTTTCAGGCGTTTGACGGCACCATTGCCGAGAATGTGGATCTGTTCGTGAAGGGCGGGCTGCCCGAGTTTCTTCCCCAGCAGACCTGCGGCGGGCATGCGCAAGGAGGCGGCTGCTGTCACTAGGCCGACACAGGGAACCCGGGAGCCATATGTCACCACGAAACAAAAAACCGCGTACCTGTACCTGTCCGCTGCGGGCTGAATACGAACAGGTTTTCAAACCTGCCGGTACCCCGCTCGGACAGCTGGAACAGGTCATCTTGTACCACGATGAATTGGAAGCGCTCTATCTGTGCGATGGCGAGCACCTCCGGCAGGAAGAGGCCGGCGAACGCATGGGCGTTTCCCGGGGGACCGTTCAGCGCCTGCTGGCCGCGGCACGAGCCAAGGTTGCGCAGGCGCTGGTCACCAACAAGGCGCTCTGCATCAAGTAGCGCCGCTATTTTACGATCAAGGTGGGCACGTCATGAAGATTGTGGTCATAGGGGCCAATGCCGCCGGAGCCAAGGCGGCGGCCAAGGCCAAGAGGATCAATCCGAAGGCCGGGATAACGGTCATCGACCAGGGAAGTTTTATCTCGTACGGCGCCTGCGGCATACCGTACTTTGTGGCCGATACGGTGCGCGATGAGAAGGAGCTCATGAGCACGCCGGTCGGCGTGGTTCGTGACCCTGCCTTTTTCCGGAAGGTCAAAGGGGTTGAGGTCATTACCGAAACCAAGGCGGTGGCGCTCGACTGGCGGAATAAGAAGGTTGAACTCTGGACCGCCGAGAGCGGTACGACCTCCTTCCTCGACTATGACCGTCTGATCCTGGCCACCGGAAGCTCGCCGCTTGTCCCGCCGCTTGAGCAATGCGAACTTCCCGGTATCCTGACCGTCAAAAGCATGGAGGACGCCACCCTTCTGAAGCAGCAGGCGATTTCCGGCAAACGGGCGTGCGTCATAGGCGCGGGCCTGATCGGTCTCGAGACCGTCGAGGCTCTGGCGCTGCGCGGGATGCAGGTAACGGTGGTCGAGATGTGCGATCAGGTCCTGCCGGGTGTTCTGGATGAGGAGATGGCGACGCTCCTTGAGCGGCATATACGGACCCACGGCGTCCAGGTGATGACGTCCTGCCGTGTTTCAGGTTTTGCCGGAACCGGGCACGTGGAAAAGGTCATGACCGACCGTGGCGAAATCACGGCCGATCTGGTGGTGCTGGCGGTCGGAGCGAAGCCCAACGTGAGCCTTGCCCGCGATGCCGGGCTTCGGATCGGGGAATCCGGCGCCATAGCCGTGGACGACCGCCTGCGGACCTCCGTGCCGGACATCTATGCCTGCGGCGACTGCTGCGAAACCACGAGCCTGGTAACGGGCAAAAGCATGCATGTGCCACTGGGAAGTACGGCCAATAAGCAGGGGCGGGTTGCCGGGATCAACGCGGCGGGAGGCGATGCCGTTTTTGCCGGGGTGGTGGGGACGACCATCGTCAAGGTGTTTGAATTCAATGCCGGGAAGACCGGTTTGACCGAACTAGCCGCCCGTGCCGCGGGCTACGACGTCGAGACCGTGCTGTCTCCCGCCCCGGACCGGGCCCATTTCTATCCCGAAGCAAAGCCGATAGCGCTGAAACTGGTTGCCGACCGGAAGGACGGCCGGCTGCTCGGCCTTCAGGCGGTCGGTCCCGGCGCCGTCGATAAACGGATAGATGTCGCGGCCACCGCCATTACCTTCCGTGCCACCGCCGAACAGATCTCCCAGCTCGACCTCGGCTATGCGCCGCCCTTTGCCGCGGCCATGGACAACCTGATCGTCGCCGCCGATATTCTGAAAAACAAACTCTCCGGCCATGCCAGGGGCGTGTCCCCCCGGGAGGTCAGAGAAAAGATGGAGGCGGAGGAGGACTTCATCCTGCTCGATGTCCGCTCTCCGGGCGAACACGAGGCGACGCGGATCGCCGGGGCAAAGCTGGTTCCGCTCGGCGTGCTGCGGGAGAAACTGGACAGCCTCCCCAAAGACAAGGAGATCATCGCCTTCTGCAAGATCAGCCTGCGGGGCTATGAGGCGCAAAAAATCCTCGATGCCGCCGGTTTCACCAACGTCCGGTTCATGGATGGCGGCATCCTCACCTGGCCCTACGAACTGGAGAGTTAGCAAAGCAAAAACGGGGCGGCGCGGTATGGCCGCCCTGTTTTATCGTTTCCCCGCCAGTTTGCTCTCCCATCTCCAGGCATCGGCCACGATGCTCCGCAGGTCGTCGTAGCGCGGCTGCCAGCCGGTGAGTCGCCTGATCCTGTCGGCCTGCGCCACCAGCGAGGCCGGGTCGCCGGGACGGCGCTGCGCCTCCACCACCGTGAAATCCACACCGCTGATCTCCTTCACGACCTTCAGCACCTCCCGCACACTGCCCCCCCGGCCGTAGCCGACATTCATGGCGGTGGGCTCGCCCCCGTTCTCCAGATACTGCAAGGCGCACAGGTGTGCGGCGGCCAGGTCCTCGATGTGGATGTAGTCGCGGATACCGCTGCCGTCGGGGGTCGGGTAGTCCGTGCCGTAGATGGCGACGCTCTCCCGCATCCCCAGGGCGGCCTGGCAGGCCACCTTGATCAGGTGGGTCGCCTCGGGGGTGCGCTGCCCCATGCGGGCCTGGGGATCGGCGCCGGCCACGTTGAAGTAGCGCAGCGCCACGTACTGCATGCCGTGAGCCGCGGAGGTGTCCCGCAGCATCCACTCGCTCATCAGCTTCGAGGTGCCGTAGGGATTGATGGGGGCCAGGGCGCTCTCCTCGGAGGCGGCGCCTCCGTCGGGAATGCCGTAGACCGCGGCGGTGCTGGAAAAGATGAAGCGCCGCACGTCGAACTTCGTGCAGGTCTCCAAAAGCCCCAAGGTGTTGCGGGTGTTGTTGCCGTAGTACTTGAGCGGCAGGGAGACCGATTCCGGGGCCACGATGGAGGCGGCGAAGTGCAGGACCGTGGTGAAGCGGTGGCGTTCAAAGGCCGCCTCCAGGGCCTGGCGGTCGGCCAACTCGCCCACGATCAGCTCTTCGCCGTGGATCAGGGCGTCGCGAAAACCGGTGGAGAGGTTGTCGTAGACGACCACCTTGCGGCCCGCTTCGCTGAGCTGCCGGACGACATGGCTACCGATGTAGCCGCAGCCCCCGCTTACGAGAATGGTTTCAGGCATGATGCCTCCTTACAGGTAGTTTTCGATATTCTTCAGCGCCCGTTGCAGGTGCGCGGTACTGTGGGCCTCGATGGTCCAGACGGCGTCGGGGGCATAATGCTTCAGCAGGCCGAAGAGCAGGTCGAAGTCGATCTCCCCCTCGCCCAGCGGCAGGTGTTCGTCGGTCTGGCCGTGGTTGTCGTGGATGTGGGTTTCGGCAATGTACGGGCCGAGTTCGGCGAACCACTCCTCCATCCGCACGGTGGTGAACATGTTCCAGTGCCCGCCGTCGAAGCAGTGCCGGAAGCAGGGGTCGGCTATGGCTTCCAGCAGGGCGCGCAGGGTGGAGGGCTCCTTTTCGAAGATGTTTTCCACGGCGATCACCGTATCCAGGTCCCTGGCGCAGGGGACGAACTCCCGCCAGAAGTCGATGCTGTTCTTCAGCCAGACCAGCCGGTTCTCGCCGTAGTGCAACTCGTCGAAACCGGGGTGCACTACGATCACCCGCGGCCGCAGCAGTTCCGCCGCCTTGAATACCTGCCGGATCCGCTGCCGGGTCGCCTCGCGGATGCTGGCATCCAGGGCGCCGGGATTCAAATCCATGAAGGGAGAGTGGATGGT
Encoded proteins:
- a CDS encoding DUF190 domain-containing protein translates to MTKLVGENVLMRIFIGESDRYGHKPLYEVLVELLRTEGFAGATVLRGVCGFGAHSVYHSQKLLDLSADLPLIVEVVDTQEKINAIMPRIDEMMGGGMITLEKATVIRYSHKQQAE
- a CDS encoding metalloregulator ArsR/SmtB family transcription factor, coding for MVAANYLADVLKAIAQPTRLKIIDFLREGEKCVCEIFPAIGEEQSNTSRHLNYMHNHGILSRRKDGVKILYVVRHSEVFQIADLAASICARETKHRTRALKGK
- a CDS encoding permease; this encodes MLKQFADYLVFTLIGLAPGSRPGEALDFFVYDTLKIFLLLTTIVFVVAIIRSYFSPERTRRILSHNREYVGNVLAALLGIVTPFCSCSAVPLFIGFVESGIPLGVTFSFLISSPMVNEIALIMLWGLFGWKIAMIYVGTGLLVAVTAGIAIGRLRMEKYVQDYVWEVKVGQAGIQEQSFREKIDYARNYTRELLKKIWPYVVIGVGMGAFIHGYAPADFLLKYAGRGNPFAVPLAVLIGVPLYSNAAGIIPVVQALMEKGMAVGTVLAFMMAVTALSFPEAVILKNVLKTRLLVTFFGIVATAIVIVGYLFNAILAT
- a CDS encoding thioredoxin family protein, encoding MKIEVLGTGCAKCKALHEAVQTAVREKGVEAEIVKVEDIPSIMGHGVMSTPALVIDGKVVFSGRTATAEEIGGLL
- a CDS encoding co-chaperone YbbN, with the translated sequence MRPLVVCVVLCATVTAARAELPSAGESVIRAALTSGRPTVADFGARTCIPCKKMAPILAELNGELKGRGNVLFTDVRESPDLAERYHVQMIPTQIFFDIRGREVKRHMGFMEKSAILKELKALGMK
- a CDS encoding cytochrome c biogenesis CcdA family protein, coding for MTFLDNMEQIVALHPLAAFGAAFLAGVLSSASPCVLATIPLVVGFVGGYSDGNRVKAFRYSLAFVLGLSLTFTAFGAAAGLLGTMFGTLGGPWYLIAGTVALVMGGQMMGLYELRLPVRPDFKPKRGGIAGAFLLGLFFGVVSSPCATPVLVVLLTLVASGGKVLYGVTLLFSYALGHCLLMLFAGTFTGFVEGFAKTSGIVNFSLWARRVSGGIVALGGGWFMWQAF
- a CDS encoding NifB/NifX family molybdenum-iron cluster-binding protein; the protein is MKICFPVAQDAGLESPVYNHFGSAPLFVVVDTETRQAEALHNNDQQHQHGACSPLKALGTDRFDGIVVTGIGGGALNGLHRMGLKVFQAFDGTIAENVDLFVKGGLPEFLPQQTCGGHAQGGGCCH
- a CDS encoding DUF134 domain-containing protein, with translation MSPRNKKPRTCTCPLRAEYEQVFKPAGTPLGQLEQVILYHDELEALYLCDGEHLRQEEAGERMGVSRGTVQRLLAAARAKVAQALVTNKALCIK
- a CDS encoding FAD-dependent oxidoreductase — encoded protein: MKIVVIGANAAGAKAAAKAKRINPKAGITVIDQGSFISYGACGIPYFVADTVRDEKELMSTPVGVVRDPAFFRKVKGVEVITETKAVALDWRNKKVELWTAESGTTSFLDYDRLILATGSSPLVPPLEQCELPGILTVKSMEDATLLKQQAISGKRACVIGAGLIGLETVEALALRGMQVTVVEMCDQVLPGVLDEEMATLLERHIRTHGVQVMTSCRVSGFAGTGHVEKVMTDRGEITADLVVLAVGAKPNVSLARDAGLRIGESGAIAVDDRLRTSVPDIYACGDCCETTSLVTGKSMHVPLGSTANKQGRVAGINAAGGDAVFAGVVGTTIVKVFEFNAGKTGLTELAARAAGYDVETVLSPAPDRAHFYPEAKPIALKLVADRKDGRLLGLQAVGPGAVDKRIDVAATAITFRATAEQISQLDLGYAPPFAAAMDNLIVAADILKNKLSGHARGVSPREVREKMEAEEDFILLDVRSPGEHEATRIAGAKLVPLGVLREKLDSLPKDKEIIAFCKISLRGYEAQKILDAAGFTNVRFMDGGILTWPYELES
- the galE gene encoding UDP-glucose 4-epimerase GalE, producing MPETILVSGGCGYIGSHVVRQLSEAGRKVVVYDNLSTGFRDALIHGEELIVGELADRQALEAAFERHRFTTVLHFAASIVAPESVSLPLKYYGNNTRNTLGLLETCTKFDVRRFIFSSTAAVYGIPDGGAASEESALAPINPYGTSKLMSEWMLRDTSAAHGMQYVALRYFNVAGADPQARMGQRTPEATHLIKVACQAALGMRESVAIYGTDYPTPDGSGIRDYIHIEDLAAAHLCALQYLENGGEPTAMNVGYGRGGSVREVLKVVKEISGVDFTVVEAQRRPGDPASLVAQADRIRRLTGWQPRYDDLRSIVADAWRWESKLAGKR
- a CDS encoding sugar phosphate isomerase/epimerase produces the protein MKNKIHAHVPYPQLSEHLDYLVEQRINPEIYLPAEALDRMIWEELAAQARVLHSAGLAVTIHSPFMDLNPGALDASIREATRQRIRQVFKAAELLRPRVIVVHPGFDELHYGENRLVWLKNSIDFWREFVPCARDLDTVIAVENIFEKEPSTLRALLEAIADPCFRHCFDGGHWNMFTTVRMEEWFAELGPYIAETHIHDNHGQTDEHLPLGEGEIDFDLLFGLLKHYAPDAVWTIEAHSTAHLQRALKNIENYL